The genomic window AGCAGTCTCTGCAGAAGACCCCCCCTATAATCCTGGACCAGGACCCTGATCAGGAGGTCGTCACCACCACTAAAACTGAGGTGATTATAGCAGAGcgcacagacagaaaacaaaggtCTATGGCTTCAATAACACATACTGAAGTGCTGCCTACTACATACTCAAACAGTGCATACTGCATACTAGCCTGACGGTAAGTATGGCGTTAGCAACAAACTCAACTAAAGGTCACAGTAACAGTCCATCAGAAACACGGACCTGATCCTTCAGGCTTCGACTTTGGTTGTGGCTTTTTGAATCTGTGTTTTGCgtttgtgttgtggttttttcaaattgttttgCATTCGCATGACGTCTCCCAGCCACTGTATTAATATTTCACCAAAACAACATCTgtttaagccgttttcacatacgcactccggataatatctagataattacaggaggacttctccggagattgtcccgacctagccgttcacatatgctcctcacagcgggggactttccctgtcagaggggaggggggtcgggggattttctgaggtaagacgtgaagtaaataaacaacgcggaagtagcggccgaagcaacagagtccgctacacgacgttataataagaatattttcctttatatcaatgctatgtgtaatctaatggaatgacaacatccacaaaagagcggagaacaacatactgatgaacagaaaacataatgcagccgtctaattacgtgcacggagatcgtagtgatcgcgtgcagacactttaggccgtcactatataaacgtcattctctttctattggctcgaaTTGAAATCTCCGTTGTATAtgcggccgcgttcagacatcagctcactctgactttctgcagaaaaaatacaaggggtctggccggagaaactccggctAAAGTCCGGtaaaaaatgcggctgtttgcattcacatatagcctaaagtccctccgggtagcctaatttccagagtttttcaggagaaaACCGTAGAAgaccgtatgtgtgaaaagggtttgttcagtgtttaaccTTCAGATCTCTAGACTCATGTCTTGAAATATATATGagcataaaaaatgaaatgtttgataatgatgCTTTTTGGTGAAACACTTCAAGAGGGAAGTCATGTATTGACTGCCTAACCTTATCTACTCTAAAACAAATTGTTTAAGCAATTAAAGcgatatttgaatatttttttcctaattCAGTCCATGACTGGATTGcataatttaatattttaaacaacCTGAATTCAAGATTTAATCCTGTTGAGCATAAAGTAAGGCAATGATGTGTTGAATAAGTGTCCAAAGTGAGGTTGGAAAAACTGTCTTtgctttttatataaaaaacaaaacagagtttaaaaaaaccttcaaatgtCTGAAAGTGAAAATTGAAATAATTCTTATTTATCCATGTAAACAATAAGCTGCAGGTTTAATAAAGATTTATAATTTGAAAACAGCAGACATGATGAATTTGTGCTCTGATTGAGGTCGTgatctgtttgtgtctcagtctgcagagcctgaggaggaggaggagctgctcATAGTGAAGGTGGAGGAAACCACTGAGACCGCCACCGCCCACCAGGAGGCGTCATCGAACCCCTGCATCAACAGAGGAGACATCGACCCCCCCACATCGCTCCCCACCACCTCAGAGGACGGCGGAAGACAGCTCAGTGAAATGGAGGTCAGTGGATCTGACGTCGTCACCTTTGTTGTCAGCAGGACACCTGAGACTGACCGCAGAGACCCCGCCCACTGCTCACTGATCACAGGAAGTGAAGTAAGAGCAGGGGGCACTGAAGTGACAGCTTCCTGTGATGGTGTAAGAGACGGCAGGAGGGAGAAGGCGTTGTCTCTGTTAGAGGTGATAGTGATtgatggagggggggaggggtcagaTGAGACTCAGAGAGGGAGTGACAGACATGAACAAAAATCTGCCATGATGCAGCGTGCTGGGCAGGTCAAAAGGTCAGTCCTTCCTCCCAGTGACCCCATTGGACCGTCCAGAGGAGGCTCTGCCTCCAGCATTAGCCTCTCCAGTAACCCCCCAGGTGTTTCTCTGCCCCGCCCAGCGAGCCTCCACAGACCTGCCCCCAGAGGCCTCCACCTGGCCTTCTACCACGCAGCCACAATGGAGCGTCCGTACGGCTGCACCCGCTGCACAAAGCGCTTCTTCCTGGAGTCGGACCTGCAGAAGGTCTACTTTGTATTCATAGAAACTGAACTCACAAACATGTCAACTTTTTCACTTCATTCTTTACAACTTTATATTCTAGTCTTTATTCACATGAATCATTGAACTGAAGAGAACAAGTTTGAGAGGATGCTCCATCTCTGCACAACCTGCAGTGACTCTCTGAATGAACCAAAGTGCATCGTTTGTGTAACAGACTCCTGCTGAGGATcttttgtatcatttaaattatgaaatatttttgaaaatttccatcagcttgttaatgtttttgtcaatgtatttgtatatgtacaaaacaacattagaatacaccacagattttttttaacaagcagGGTTTCTGAGCTGCTTAAGTGTCTTAAACCTGCAGTATTTTTACagtccagcagagggagacaccaCCCGTTGTACAAAGCAGTCTGATTATATAGAAGTCTATGATCAGATGTTCCTACTTGTCAgttgatttattccctcagtaaacattttcctaatGAGGAAAGGAATCCCTaccatcctacttttttggtacccatctgttggggtgccaagagTACGgatccgaccctaaagggttctttgtttactgtgtcccgtTCTTGAATgtttaacttaattaatagcggactacactgtgttgggcttctATGATGTCATACTATTACATAGCTGGCGCAGCTAtatccatctggcttacactccacttaccaaataagggtacgtttggctgtggaaacacaaggaAGTTACTGTACCGAACTGttccaaactgtactgaaccaaacccgactgcttggtggaaacagggttTAACTATAAAGACAGAatccatgtttgaaaaaaattagtttgaaatctatttttaacttttatagtttgaccctCATATCTGTTAagatggaggaggcggagcctaTGACCTATGCTGCAGCCAGTTAGCGGAGCTCAAAAGGCAAATGTTTGGGCTTCACTTTTTGGGAGTTGTGAGATCAGCCatcttttatacagtctgtgaaGGAAAAACAGTAGACACACATCAAGTGGTGAAGTCACTGTGACCACGCCCACTTAAAATTATAGAGTCATTGTTATCACCATCAGTATTAATCCTTTATGGTCTGTAGAAGTAAAAATCAGCATGTACATACAGTGTAAGAGCAGCTGTAGGAGTTCAAACTCCCGGATGAAATATTCTCtcatagaagaagaaacatcTGAGACCATGTGAAATCTTGATTAACTTCTATTAAACATCCTCTTTATGATGtttaacatgtaaacaaatATCTATACTCAGTGTTTTTTAATATGCcaataaatcatgttttcaaactgtttgattttattgtgaagcTGAAGTGATCGTCACTGTCAAAGCTGCATTGTAAAGCAGTTTTGAAAATGTGGGATCATACTGAGCATATACATCTGAAACATAACCCCAGTGACTGCAACAATAATTTAACCCATCATGTGAGAGCACACGGTAACTTTGTGTCCTCTAAACATCTCCCTTCTCTTTCAGGCCCAGAGACGTCCGACACACCTGAGCAGCCCTCTGAGCGAGCgggaagagaagaaggaggtgACAGGTATTTGTCCGTCTATCTGTGACATCATATCCTGTAGTGGACcattgaaacattttaacctgcACTGATAGCTTCATACAGCAGCAGTGATGGTTCATTATTCTATAATTATAGTTTTAACATCAACATGTGTCAAGATCAGTTTAATCTTTTCCTTCAGATGTTCTGAAATGCCtcaaattaaaatatgaaaatgctTAAAATATCAGTCTGCCTTAGTGAAGTAACACActggaaaaaacacttcaattttACTTTAAACTTTCACGGGATCGGTTGAATTTCCATCTGAGATGGGCACTCCGGAGCTTATAGCGCcctctctagtcaatgctcTTGTTTCCACTGCAGGCAATGCAGCCTGTCTGTCTCAAGCACATGCAGACTGTACATGAGCCTGCTGCAAGCATGGatcaagctgaacagagcagatcAACCTGGACAGCAAGTCAGACAAGGGATGCACAGAGCATCTGgtcaattttcaaaataaaacaatatacagACTTCCTATCAGATATCCcttcactttatcaacattatgcCAAAACAGGCGGTGACTGAACGCTGCACACACAGACCTATGGAGTCCACCGGTTACAGTAGTCCCTGACTCAGTGTTTAAAAGGCCTCTTAAGATACATCTAAAGTAAAAACCAACACTGGGTGACTGAGATGTTTAAGTCCTCAGTCAGCCCTGTATTAAAAACAGATGTGAATCTGTAgtggacatcactgcatgggctcagAAACCCTTCCAAAAACCATTGTTTATGAGCACAGTCCTTTGCTGCTTTCACTAATGTAAGCTGAAACTCAGCTTTCAAAGAAGAAACctatataaaccaggtccagACCACCGTCCCCTTGTCTTGGCCAGAGGTCATTTAAGATGGTCTGAGGTGAAGTGGAAAACTGTCCTGTCTGACAAGTCCAAATTTGACTTTCTGTGTGGAAACAGTGGACGCCGTGTCTTCTGGGCTTAAGAGGAGAGGGATCATCAGGCATTCTTATCTGAGCTCAGTTGAAAGCCAGCATCCGTGATGGTATGGAGGTGCATATGCTCATACTGTGTGGCATGGGTAACCTGCACATTTGTGAAGGAAACATTAATGCCGAACCATAAATACAGGTTTATGAGCAACTTGTGCTGCAAAATAGGCAACTTCTTTTCCAGGATAGGCCTTGTTCATTTCATCAAGACAATGCCAAACCACATTCTGCACGTATTACAACAGCATGGCTCCGCAGTAGAAGTTACAGTGACTATTTTCAGGGGTTGATGAATTCACTTGTCTGCTTTACTAAGTTAAGTAGCAGAATTTTGTTGGAAGTCTTTGaaataccaaaaaaaatcatcacacTTAAGAAGATGGAGCCAGCAAATGATTGACATTCCTGTTTCGTACCTGTGCTCTCATCAGGTGACTCCCCAGAGAAAAAAAGCCCAACCCGATCACTGCTCTACTGGCCGGAGAGCAAGCAGTCTGGAGGATCAGAGCAGCCTTCTTGTTCCTCATACACAGTGgtctctgcagcaggaagtTCATTCAGCCTCACAGGCAAAGTGAGGTCAATCCCAGAGCCTGACGTCATTGTGATTGACTCAGGACAGGATGGCTGTGGTGGTCTGATACCTGGAGCGTGTAGAAGGGATGGAGTGGAGGGTGTAACCAGGTCTCACAACCCCTCCCTGCTGTGTCTGTCTTCAGGGGAATCCACTTGGGACATCTCTGCCCACACCACCTCCCCTGTTACCATGGATAAAGTAAACCTCTCGCAGCAGAACTCTTGGTCAGGAGTCCAGCAAATGGACCACTTCTCTGACCAGAACTTGGTCTACCAGTCAATCAACACTCAGAACCAGAATTCCTTGTCCCAGGAGCCCAGCCTCCCCTTCACCTGCTCCATCTGCTCACGCCGGTTTTCCCACCACTGTAAGCTCCGCATCCACGAGCGTGCCCACACCGGAGAGAAGCCACACAAGTGCCCTCAGTGCGACAAGAGGTTTGGACAGATGTGCAGCCTGAAGCGGCACCAGATGGTCCACACAGGGGAGAGACCATTCCCCTGCCCCCACTGCGGGAAGACGTTTGCCACTTCAACCAACCTGAAGGTCCACCAGAGCGTCCACACCGGAGAGAGACGCTTCAACTGCTCCAAGTGTGGCAAGAACTTCTCCTTCCTCAGTAACCTTATCCGACACCAGGCGTTGCATCGCAACAAGTGAAACAAAGTAACAAAGACAAAAGGAcatgaagaaacagagagacagacattaAGATAGTGAGACAAAGCTCTAATCAGCAAGAAATCCTCTATTTTCTGCAACATTGtccaaaaacagaaactttgtgctgcacagaaacaaatgacacaaggccagagaaagacacagacacagtgatacagaaagaaaggaaaagagacagagagacatggATACAGAGACATATCTATAAATAACAAGACCCTCCTTCTTTTGTAACCTCATCTGTCAACTAGCGCTGCACGTTACATACATAGAGACAcagggaaacagagagaaagagacccAGAGAAGGAAACACAGGGTCATCCCACCGGTCCACACTGATGAGGGACCGTTCCCTGTCCCCACTGCGGGAAGACATTCCCCACAACCTAAGGAACCACCAGAGTGTCCATACTGGTGAGAGTCTTTTCCATAGTGATGTATAGATACAAAGACCCAAGGACACAGAAACCCCAAAACAAAGAGCATCAATGACCCAGAGgctcagagacacaaagacaaatccaTAAACTAACAGCAAGAACTTTTCTATATCTGCAACCTCATCTGTCAATAGGTATACAGGTATATGCTGTATCATTTTATATACTTTAATAATCACAGAGAGGGAATTCAGGTCCACAGTCTGTTATTGAAAGGCATGCTACTCATATACATAGACTCAAAACAAGACCCGTGACCATGCAttaatgaagagatgtcagagggagGAGCCTGCACAGAGGGTTGGGAGTTTGGTTCTCTGCTCATTGGCAGTACTCTGGATGTGAACAGTCACCTCTCCAGCAATCAGACCCAACTTCCATTCTTTGGTCCATACTGGGACTTGAACTTGCAACCTTCTGGTTCCTAACCCAAGTCTCTTTTAGAATGAGCTACTGCAGCCACTGTTCTTTAAGCCCTCTTGTCTCAAAATGTCCCCAAaaatcttttgaaaaaaaaccctaGCCGCTGAGGCgccatgaattaaaaaaaacagtgtttgttCTTTTGATTGTATAAAATCTGTCAGTTTTCGTTCAGCTCAGGGATACATCGTATGTAAACCCAGTACGGGGGTCAGCAtaactccactccactccacatCACGTTGTCTAAAAATATGATGGATACAAATGAAGGTTctcatgatgtgtttttgtggtgCAGCTGATGTGAAGAGGCGCCTGTTTCCATGCTCATcttgtgctttttgtgtctttgataAATTATGGTGTTTATTGGGGGTTGTAGTTCTTATACAAAATACTGGCAAGCAACACAGCTACAACCAATAAATGTGCCATGTAAGATTTATAGTTGGGGTACAAAAATGTAAGCATTGACAGCAGTCAGTAGTCTGAAGAGACTGAGGTggaagggggtggggggcatTAATGCTTGAGACCCCTGAGTGCAGAAACAGCTGATGATGTGTATCAGTGTGTCAGgtgtgagagaaacacacagctcTGAAGTGAAACCTTATAAGTGAAAAATACTAAGACCTTTTATGTCCTGGTTTTCTTTTCATACCTCTGCTCTCATCAGGTGACCAACAAAGGACTGCCCACTTGCTGCTTGACTGGCAGGAGAGCAGACAGATTGGAGACACGGAGTGGCCATCTTGTTCCTCGTACACAGTAAACTCTGCAGCAGAAAGTTCATCAATCAGCCTCTCAGGTACTGTGAGGGCACTTCCTGTCCATGCAGGTTCTGACGTCAGAGTGATCGACTTCGGACAGGACAGCTGTGGCGGACCTGGAGCAGATGGAGGTGTTGGAGCTGATGGTCTGAACAGGTCTCAGTTCCCTCCCCTGCTGTGTCTACCTCCAGGAAAATCAACATGGGACATCTCTACTGACAACAACCCCCTTGTTATGATGGAGACAGCTGACCTACAGCAGCGGTATTCTTTGTCAGGAGTCCAGCGAATGGATCACTTCCCTGATCAGAACATGGTCTCCCAGACACCTAGCACACAGAAGCAGGAGTCTGGGTCCCAGGAGCCTAGCCTACCCTTTGCCTGCTCCTTCTGCTCCCGCAAATTCTCACACCACTGTAAGCTCCTCATCCACGAGCGCACCCACACTGGAGAGAAGCCATACCAGTGCTCTCAGTGCGACAAGAGGTTTGGCAGGGTTTGCAGCCTGAAGCGGCACCAGATGCTTCATACGGGGGAGAGACCGTTCCACTGCCCCCACTGCGAAAAGGCTTTCCTCACTTCTGCCAACCTGAAGAATCACATGATGTTCCACACTGGGGAGAGACCGTTCCCCTGCCCCCACTGTGAGAAGGTGTTCTCCAACCCCACCAACCTGAAGAACCACCGGATGGTCCACATCAAGGAAAGACCGTTCCCCTGCCCCCACTGCGAGAAGACGTTCTCCAACTCCACCAGCCTAAGGGTCCACCAGAGCGTCCACACTGGAGAGAGACGCTTTCACTGCTCCAAGTGTGGCAAGAACTTCTCCTTCCTCAGCAACCTCATCCGACACCAGGCGCTGCACCGCAACAAgtgacacaaagaaacagagatACAGGGACACAACATTATAGAGACACCAAGAAACG from Labrus bergylta chromosome 1, fLabBer1.1, whole genome shotgun sequence includes these protein-coding regions:
- the LOC110003065 gene encoding uncharacterized protein isoform X2, with product MSAAVDFHSQIASIMEVLANAAVAEICKVVDDGYAVVHLEMTRSQKESEFLRRKIKLLELQVARYRAERVKAAEGSVNSRFHGVRLFSRQSRDSAAGPSLQGRTRFLNRGPAAQQSLQKTPPIILDQDPDQEVVTTTKTESAEPEEEEELLIVKVEETTETATAHQEASSNPCINRGDIDPPTSLPTTSEDGGRQLSEMEAQRRPTHLSSPLSEREEKKEVTGDSPEKKSPTRSLLYWPESKQSGGSEQPSCSSYTVVSAAGSSFSLTGKVRSIPEPDVIVIDSGQDGCGGLIPGACRRDGVEGVTRSHNPSLLCLSSGESTWDISAHTTSPVTMDKVNLSQQNSWSGVQQMDHFSDQNLVYQSINTQNQNSLSQEPSLPFTCSICSRRFSHHCKLRIHERAHTGEKPHKCPQCDKRFGQMCSLKRHQMVHTGERPFPCPHCGKTFATSTNLKVHQSVHTGERRFNCSKCGKNFSFLSNLIRHQALHRNK
- the LOC110003065 gene encoding uncharacterized protein isoform X1; translated protein: MSAAVDFHSQIASIMEVLANAAVAEICKVVDDGYAVVHLEMTRSQKESEFLRRKIKLLELQVARYRAERVKAAEGSVNSRFHGVRLFSRQSRDSAAGPSLQGRTRFLNRGPAAQQSLQKTPPIILDQDPDQEVVTTTKTESAEPEEEEELLIVKVEETTETATAHQEASSNPCINRGDIDPPTSLPTTSEDGGRQLSEMEAQRRPTHLSSPLSEREEKKEVTGDQQRTAHLLLDWQESRQIGDTEWPSCSSYTVNSAAESSSISLSGTVRALPVHAGSDVRVIDFGQDSCGGPGADGGVGADGLNRSQFPPLLCLPPGKSTWDISTDNNPLVMMETADLQQRYSLSGVQRMDHFPDQNMVSQTPSTQKQESGSQEPSLPFACSFCSRKFSHHCKLLIHERTHTGEKPYQCSQCDKRFGRVCSLKRHQMLHTGERPFHCPHCEKAFLTSANLKNHMMFHTGERPFPCPHCEKVFSNPTNLKNHRMVHIKERPFPCPHCEKTFSNSTSLRVHQSVHTGERRFHCSKCGKNFSFLSNLIRHQALHRNK